AGCCCGAAAAAACTCATCTAATGTTTGCTACTAATGGACTTGAGTCTTGTAAGACTGACTTGAACTCTAGGGTGAAAATGACCTGTTTTGTGCAGGGTGGAGCATGTTTAGCAGCTCTTTTGCATCAATGCTCTTGTTTTGTGTCCGTTGAAGATAGCACCTGCAAAAAGAGTGCTGCTCAGTAAAGCAGATTGTAACTTGCTATACACATCCCATGTCAGCTGCCCTGCTCTCCCTGTTAGGCACCTTCTGTGTTGCACAGACATCTGGGGAAATTATCGCTGTCTCCCCCTCCAGTCTCCCTAATGCAGCAGGGCAAAGGAGATAAGTCAAGAGATGTGCTTAAGTAGCAGCAGCCTATATTCACTAAACCTCCCCTTCCAGAATCATCTGCAACATACCTTGTAATTCCCCAAGAAAATAGTTGCCTATGTGGAGAAGGTCTTGCCCTAAGGTATGTGAAGCTACCGTAATGAGAAGGAATGAGGATGAAATCCAGCAGTGCCTGCTTTAGGATTGCCAGCGTCTGTCTGTGGGTTTCAGAAATGTCTGAGTAGGCAGTGATCTGAAATACACAGTTCTCCAGTGTGAAAAGGTTGAAGAATTTTTGCACACAGGAAGAACCTGTTTTAACAGCTAATGATACATTGTAATAGCAGACAAGTTGCAAAAGTGTCAAAGTTGTGtgttagtttaaaaatatgtatattcttTAGAGTGcttattgttttcatttaccAAATGCAGTGCTACTTATAACAAGTAAGCTAAGCCAGGATTAATGTTTCTGAAGTCTAGCCTGTGTTTCTGAAGTGTAGCTGAGACCCTTCAAGAGATGCTAACCTAGCGAGCTAGCAAAATTAGGGATCAGATACTGAAAATAACCTGTAGCATGCTTGCCAGTTTAATTAAGTACTTTTTATTCAGGTCTGTTGCTTGAGTTGTGTTGTAGTTTGCTTATGAATGaactctttattttccatgCGGAACTTCTTATATACATTTTGCATTGCTCTTTTTTCAGGTTAAAGAACTCGTTCTTGACAACTGTAGGTCATGTGAAGGCAAAATTGAAGGCCTTACAGATGAATTTGAAGAGCTGGAATTCTTAAGTACAATCAACGTAGGCCTAGCCTCAGTTGCAAACTTACCAAAGTTAAACAAACTTAAGAAGgtaaataaaatgctgtatGCCATATCTTTCCCTCTCTGCAATATACTGATTATAAAATAGTTGTTTGcagaaaaactttatttaaCCAACCAAATGGCTTTGTCATACATGTTTTGTGCCAAAAACTCAAGATGTTTATCTGCCTTTTAGCTCGAACTAAGTGACAACAGAATCTCAGGAGGACTGGAAGTATTGGCAGAAAAGTGTCCAAACCTCACACATCTAAATCTAAGCggcaacaaaataaaagatctcGGTACAATAGAACCTCTGGTAAGTTACTGTGATACAGAATGAAATCAAAACCTGTCATTTTGTGATGAGGAGAGGTAATGCACTGGCTTAGTAGCGCCTGAATACTTCGGACCTTGAAATTCCAAACCAACTTTCAGCTAAGTGTCTTCAGTTTTGGTGTTTATCTCTTCAGCCACTGGCCTTTGCTACCAGACTGTAGGGTGACTGTGGCTCTAGACTAACTGACACACCTAATAGGATACTGGTAGTCCAGCACCATTTGCAGGGAGCACAGTGTAGCCAGGACTGGTGCTGCATCTCAGCTGGGAGCGTGAGATGTTGCCTCCCTCTAGCGGCCAGCCCTCTACAAAAGAGGAGCCACCCATATCCCCGGGAGTCAAGACTTGGCATGGGGCAGAGATCATGCAGTGAGTAGGCAGCTGCATGGCTGTATCCACTGCATCCTACTGCATAGGCAATAGcttggggaggagaagactgagaggggatcttatcaatgtatactATTACCTTAAGGGGaggtgtcaaggggatagggccaaactcttttctgtggtgcccagtgacaggacaagaggcaacgagcacaaactgaaacacaagaagttccacctgaatatgaggaagaacttctttacagtgagagtgacagagcactggaacaggttgcccagagagctggtggagtctccttctctggagatactcgaaacccgcctggatgcaattctgtctaatgtgctctaggtgaccctgcttgagcagggggggtagactaaatgatctccaggggtccctgcCAACctgaaccattctgtgattctgattctgtgattcacaCAGGTTGTGTCCTCTAGGGCTGTCTGTTTGGAACAAAGCTGTGCACCCAGCAGTGTCACACTGCAGTCTTGTGCCCTCCCTGAAATATGAAGGCTAATGTCACTCAATCAGTGCATTTTAGAAGCACAGCAACTTTGCACCAGTGTAACTCACCAGAAGAGAGTAACCAAGAGTCAGCTCAAATGACTGGCATGTGTTGCAGGTTTGCCTCCCTTAGCCAGACTCTCTACTTGAACtgaatgtattttctgtgaagCATTCAGTCTAAAATTATCAGCCACCACTTCTGCTCAGTGGTGTGGGATGTACTGGTGATAGTAGAAACCAGCTGCAATGCCATGTGCTGCCACGCTTTGCCTGCTCACTTTCACTGTGGTTATTTCAAATGCTGGGTTTAAGTTTATCAGGTTGCAGTTCCAAAACCCATCCAAATATCCATTCCTTTAGTGCTTCTTAGAACTGTTCTTCAGTTTTTAGTTTCCGTGCCCTTAAATCTCCAGAATTGAGGAGTTTCAGCTTGTTTTTACTTCCAAAATACTTTCTCTAAAATGTCTCAAGGAACAGTTCTTAGATGAATTTGTCTTGGACCCCTTTCCTTTAACAGGCGAGGATAGCAGAGTAGTTAAACTCCTGTAGCAAACATGTGAGAAGGAGGATTGTAACTGCTTCCAGTTCAGGcttattcttttcttgaagTCATCATTGCTCTGTATCTTCAGCTCCAGAAGGGAGATATTTCATAAGACTTGATACAAATCCTTAACTGCTATACTTGTGTATACctctttctcaaaaaacaaacaaacaaacaaacaaaaaaaacccacacccaCATCACTTTCTGTTCAATTTCcaactgttttttaattcttctgaaaGTTAAGTAGACTACAatcattaaaacttttaaaatgtccCCTAGTAAAATTCTTGTGTCCAAAGAATAGgctgtttctttttacattGAAAGTAGTAGTTCAAAGGTATCTGATTGCTGGCTCCAATATCTTTCTTTGCCCTTTTGGGATAACTCACTGGACTGGTATTTATTCTTAGCTTGGCCCCTCACAACGTGTGATTTTGCACCATGACCTCTTTCCAAATTTCAGTCCTCTGCTTGTGAGATACTGAACTTTAGAAAGAGCATTTTCTATTCACAGATATCAAAGCAACAGTGGCTAAGCGTTGCAGAATTTTCTTCCACACCAATTTAGTAGGCAGAGAATGAAATGACCCTTTTGTCATGGGAAGCTGTTGAGCAGATTAACTCTGGCTGCTGTTGTTCTCTGTTCTTTAGGGATTTATTGTAACACTGAACttcagaaacttttctttccttgcagaaaaAGTTAGAAAACCTGAAGAGTTTAGATCTTTTCAATTGCGAGGTAACCAACTTGAACGATTATAGAGAAAACGTATTCAAGCTCCTCCCGCAGCTCACATACCTCGATGGCTACGATCGGGATGACAAAGAAGCACCAGACTCTGATGCAGAGGGCTACGTTGAAGGCTTAGACGATGAGGAGGAAGACGAAGATGGTATATAAATTGTGTTATTTGGTACACATAAGTTAAGAGTGATATGCTGCCTAGTACTTTTTGTTTCCAGCTCTAACTTTTTGGCCGGAGAAGGGATCTCTCAGTAGCTCCTTTCCTGCCTGATGTAAAGGAGAAGTACGTATAGTACTTATAAAAAGAGTGTCCCCTGAAGGAATGAGGGGAAGGGAGATGGGCAGGGCTTGAAAAAGCTTTCTCAGTCTTATCTGTAGTAAAAGACGGGGAGTGAAGGGGTGGTAGAAGAAATGGGCCAGGAGGAAGAGTAAGACAAGCaataagacattaaaaaagagTTTGGGGAACAGTGAACATCAGGGGAGgaagacagaaggaagaagTGGATAAGAAAAGAAGACATGTACATACTGCAGTTTTCCAGGAACCATACAGTTGTGGAGTGTGTGCGGTTGTTTAGACCCTGATAGATGAAGGTAGGAGGGGGAACCAGACTGGGCATAGAAAAAAGCACCAGGATCAAGGAATGAAAGGAGCTGAGGCATTGCTTATTAGTAGGGGAATATTTCTGACTGTTAAAGGCAAAGTGAATTAGTTGGGTTAGGACAGAAGAGGGGAAAGCATGTGCTGAAGATTGCCTGGAGCAAACTCTGTGAAAGGCACTAATGAAGTGGCAAACAACTTTCTAATGTTAGGAAAATTAACTGTGGGTCCCACTGGGCTGTCAGTGCCATTCCGCCTCTCCGGCAGACTGCAGTCAGAGGCATCAGTTCACCAGCTGGATGAGTATTAGGCTGAGTTGGGGAATTTGCTAGACTCTTCAAACCCAGCtgcacagcaaaagcagaatagCTGGACTTGCACTTTTCTCTTGAGTGCTGAATGTGAGATCTGGTGAAAGGGATGAGTGTTGCAGCACTGCCTGGCAGAGTGGTGCGTTCAGCCAGGTTCAGTAGGGACAGGTTCTTTTCAGCAGAACACAAGCCTGGACCTGTGTTCAAATGTGTGAAAAAGCTCCAAAACACCCTTCCTACAATATGCAAAACACTCCTGGTTTGTTGCTTGGGCTAGATGTATTCAAACTCTTTCCTCTTGAAAACAGATTGAAAACTCCTAGGTTGGATTGTGTGTGGCCTTTTTGTGTTGCTCTGGCAGCACAAAGGCAAGGGGTGGCTGTTAGGGAGTGTTCCTAGTGTATTGTTGCCCTTTACAGTTCTGCTCTGTCTCTGGTGGGAGCAGATGgacagagcagaagagctgcagcATCTTGTAGGCTTTAAAATGCCTGTTAGTAGTGGGAGCTGGAGCAACTTCAACTAAAGCAGTCCTGAGGCTGCTGTGACTTCCTGTCAAGGCCCCCTCCATCGTGGAGCAGGTCAGTCCATGGGTACTGCTGCCACACTGTCCTGTTGCGAGGCTAAAGAGACACAAGACTGTGTCTAGCCCTATGTTTGGAGAATTGCATGAAACTGTGTATGAAAGTTGCATGAAAGTTTTGCCTTTAAGCAATGCTTTCAGTTTCCTCCTTAAGTTACTAAGAAGCCACATCTCAAGTGGtaatgctgaaaaaataaatatctgagTGGTTAATCTTGTTTGCCTGCATAGAAGAGGAATACGATGAAGATGCTCAGGTAGTAGAAGACgaagaagatgaggaggaagaggaggaaggagaagaggaggatgTAAGCGGAGAAGAGGAGGTAAGGATTCATTGTAGTTAATAATGAGCATGGAGTGAACATTCTCTAACTTGGAATAGCTGGGCAAGAAATAGACCAAATATTGAACCTTTTGGTACTTGAAGCATGTACTTTTTTGTGGGGGTGGTGtttgttgtttgtgttttgttttttaacttgagAAGCATTAAAATTACAATGGGGGTGGCATTGAGGAGTGTCTCTGTGAGCCAGCTGCCATCTAGTGACCACTGACATTAAATCATTCTGTTTGCTGGGCTGATGTCAAAAAATATTATCAAGAATGTTTGTGGAGTTTTAGCATGTGGAGCCTTTGAAGAGCTGGAGTAACAGTCTCCACACAAGCAAAGGAGAGAGTGGGAGAAACTACAGCCCAGAAAGCACAGAGTGCCAGCACTGAACCTTTACACCATGGTGTTGATCTGAGTAAGAGTTAGAGTGACAATGGGATAAACAGGATGAGCACAAAGAGCAGAGAGTGAAGTTGTCTTTGTGAGGGCCTGTGGGTAACTGTTGCTCATGTTGTTCTTAACACACATAGAAAAACAGTGTAGCAGCTCTTTGTAAGAAGAGGC
The sequence above is a segment of the Rhea pennata isolate bPtePen1 chromosome 10, bPtePen1.pri, whole genome shotgun sequence genome. Coding sequences within it:
- the ANP32A gene encoding acidic leucine-rich nuclear phosphoprotein 32 family member A; protein product: MDMKKRIHLELRNRTPSDVKELVLDNCRSCEGKIEGLTDEFEELEFLSTINVGLASVANLPKLNKLKKLELSDNRISGGLEVLAEKCPNLTHLNLSGNKIKDLGTIEPLKKLENLKSLDLFNCEVTNLNDYRENVFKLLPQLTYLDGYDRDDKEAPDSDAEGYVEGLDDEEEDEDEEEYDEDAQVVEDEEDEEEEEEGEEEDVSGEEEEDEEGYNDGEVDDDEDEEELDEERGQKRKREPEDEGDEDD